In one window of Drosophila mauritiana strain mau12 chromosome X, ASM438214v1, whole genome shotgun sequence DNA:
- the LOC117146940 gene encoding irregular chiasm C-roughest protein has translation MSRTRSSRLLVLPLILVLVLTLLLQPIAVHAKSKKNKSSQSSHHGDSSPSSSSSSSSSSSGSSSAAASSANDESKPKGGDNGGQHFAMEPQDQTAVVGSRVTLPCRVMEKVGALQWTKDDFGLGQHRNLSGFERYSMVGSDEEGDFSLDIYPLMLDDDAKYQCQVGPGPQGEQGIRSRFAKLTVLVPPEAPKITQGDYLVTTEDREIELECVSQGGKPAAEITWIDGLGNVLTKGIEYVKEPLADSRRITARSILKLAPKKEHHNTTFTCQAQNTADRTYRSAKLLLEVKYAPKVTVSVVGGALAGGKIPEGAEVILSCQADANPHELSYRWFINDELMTGDFTTKMIIHNVSRQYHDAIVKCEVVNAVGKSEQSKKLDISFGPVFRQRPVSVEADLGATVSMRCDVAGNPEPEIEWISENSDQVVGVAAELKLKVSSETAGRYFCKAVVNGFPEIGAEATLYVKRAPIITSHKVQFGGVGGRVKIDCLAFSIPKAEHILWSFEGKIINMSSADPDIYIFEEHHLPEGVRAALIIRDSKATHFGKYNCTVMNSYGGDSLVITLLREPGNIPVLLVVMGSMFCVAIILMIVMIIIVYRKRRSRKKPMPADVIPEASRGGDKLNELKSELRSKAYDVEYSEAGGDGLAINLTHSPMPDVQMKGATLGVPLAGPVKFDERFSGDFGGDRYNRQCHIKNLKNQQETAYKGSPQANGYAHYFEYALDYSPPGEGAAGVVVGGGKLKNGGMNSATLPHSAAASVNGGGAGNGGGASLPRNQRHEIQQSQQANGFLGQPLLQNGIDSRFSAIYGNPYLRTNSSLLPPLPPPSTANPAATPAPPPYHAARHGHAHHANGGLKHFVGGAVITTSPVANVNANGGGGGGSTPSGGGGGVAAGGSVSGSSSNLTASSNTLAATPLAGGGGGNSGQCAQSPSGQFILSNNGKGHTQKGPLATHV, from the exons ATGAGCAGAACGCGCAGCAGTCGCCTCCTGGTGCTGCCACTGATCCTTGTGCTGGTCCTGACGCTGCTCCTCCAACCGATTGCCGTCCACGCCAAGTCGAAGAAGAACAAGTCCAGCCAGAGCTCGCACCACGGTGACTCATCcccatcctcctcctcctcctcctcctcctcgtcgagTGGCTCCTCATCGGCGGCAGCGTCGTCCGCGAATGATGAGAGCAAGCCGAAGGGCGGCGACAATGGTGGTCAGCACTTTGCCATGGAGCCGCAGGACCAGACGGCCGTCGTCGGTTCTCGAGTGACGTTGCCGTGTCGGGTCATGGAGAAAGTGGGCGCACTGCAGTGGACCAAAGACGACTTTGGCCTGGGCCAGCATCGCAATCTCAGCGGCTTCGAACGCTACTCGATGGTCGGCAGTGATGAGGAGGGCGACTTCTCGCTGGACATCTATCCGCTGATGCTGGACGACGACGCCAAGTATCAGTGCCAAGTGGGTCCAGGTCCGCAGGGCGAGCAGGGCATTCGTTCGCGATTCGCCAAGCTAACCGTTCTCGTGCCGCCCGAGGCGCCGAAGATCACGCAAGGAGACTACCTGGTGACCACCGAAGATCGCGAGATCGAGCTGGAGTGCGTGTCGCAGGGCGGCAAGCCCGCCGCCGAAATCACCTGGATCGACGGACTGGGCAATGTTCTCACCAAGGGCATCGAGTATGTGAAGGAACCCCTGGCCGATTCGCGCCGAATCACGGCCAGATCGATACTGAAGCTGGCGCCCAAGAAGGAGCATCACAACACAACGTTCACGTGCCAGGCGCAAAACACCGCCGATCGGACGTACAGATCCGCCAAGCTGCTGCTGGAGGTGAAGTACGCGCCCAAGGTCACCGTTTCGGTGGTGGGTGGCGCCCTGGCGGGTGGCAAGATTCCCGAGGGCGCCGAGGTGATCCTAAGCTGCCAGGCCGACGCCAATCCGCACGAGCTCAGCTACCGCTGGTTCATCAACGATGAGCTAATGACTGGGGACTTTACCACCAAGATG ATCATTCACAATGTTTCGAGGCAATACCACGATGCCATAGTCAAGTGCGAGGTGGTCAATGCGGTGGGCAAGAGCGAGCAGAGCAAGAAACTGGACATCAGTT TTGGCCCAGTTTTCCGCCAGCGTCCCGTTAGTGTGGAGGCCGATCTGGGCGCCACCGTGAGCATGCGATGCGATGTGGCTGGCAATCCGGAGCCCGAAATCGAGTGGATCAGCGAGAACTCCGACCAG GTTGTCGGCGTTGCAGCGGAACTGAAGTTGAAGGTGAGCAGCGAAACGGCCGGGCGCTACTTCTGCAAGGCGGTGGTCAATGGGTTTCCCGAAATCGGAGCCGAGGCAACGCTCTACGTGAAGAGGGCGCCGATCATCACATCGCACAAGGTGCAGTTTGGCGGAGTTGGTGGTCGCGTGAAGATCGATTGCCTGGCCTTTAGCATACCGAAGGCGGAGCACATTCTCTGGTCGTTCGAGGGCAAGATCATCAACATGAGCAGCGCCGATCCGGATATATACATTTTCGAGGAGCACCATTTGCCGGAGGGCGTGCGAGCGGCCCTGATTATCCGCGATAGCAAGGCCACACACTTTGGCAAATACAATTGCACGGTGATGAATTCGTATGGCGGTGACTCGCTGGTGATAACGCTGCTCCGCGAACCGGGAAACATACCCGTCCTGCTGGTCGTTATGGGCTCCATGTTCTGCGTGGCCATCATCCTGATGATCGTGATGATCATCATCGTGTACCGCAAGCGGCGCAGTCGCAAGAAGCCCATGCCGGCGGACGTGATACCGGAGGCGTCGCGCGGCGGCGACAAGCTGAACGAACTGAAGAGCGAGCTGCGCTCGAAGGCCTATGACGTGGAGTACTCGGAGGCGGGCGGCGATGGCCTGGCCATTAATCTCACCCACTCCCCGATGCCCGATGTCCAGATGAAGGGCGCCACACTGGGCGTGCCACTAGCCGGGCCAGTCAAGTTCGACGAGCGCTTCTCGGGCGACTTTGGCGGCGATCGCTACAATCGACAGTGCCACATCAAGAATCTGAAGAACCAGCAGGAGACCGCCTACAAGGGCAGTCCACAGGCCAATGGCTACGCCCACTACTTCGAGTACGCCCTCGACTACAGTCCGCCGGGCGAGGGGGCTGCCGGTGTGGTGGTGGGCGGCGGCAAGCTGAAGAACGGTGGCATGAACTCGGCCACGCTGCCTCACTCGGCGGCTGCCTCCGTGAATGGGGGCGGCGCTGGCAATGGGGGCGGGGCCAGTCTGCCGCGCAACCAGCGACACGAGATTCAGCAGTCGCAGCAGGCAAACGGATTTCTCG GACAACCGCTGCTGCAGAACGGCATCGATAGCCGCTTTAGCGCCATCTACGGTAATCCCTACCTAAGGACGAACTCCTCGCTCCTGCCGCCCCTCCCGCCGCCGAGCACCGCCAATCCGGCGGCCACGCCCGCCCCGCCCCCCTATCATGCCGCTCgccacggccacgcccaccacgcCAACGGCGGACTCAAGCATTTCGTGGGCGGCGCCGTGATCACCACGAGCCCCGTGGCAAATGTGAACGCAAACGGGGGCGGGGGCGGCGGCTCGACGcccagcggcggcggcgggggcgtggcagcgggTGGCAGCGTCAGCGGCAGCAGTTCGAACCTGAccgccagcagcaacacgCTGGCGGCCACGCCCCTAGcgggcggtggcggcggcaaCAGCGGCCAGTGCGCCCAGAGTCCGTCCGGCCAGTTTATACTGTCCAACAATGGGAAAGGACACACGCAGAAAGGACCTCTGGCCACTCATGTTTAA